The window GCCACGGCGAAGGCGTCGGGCTCGTCGTCGGCGGACCCCGGGTCCTCCTCGGTGCTCGGGCCGGTCACGCCGACTCCCGAGCGGCGCCCGGCTCGACGCTGCTCGTGCCGCTCGCGGGGTCGCGACGCACCCGCAGGACGGTGCCGGTGAGCCCGGCGGGGACGTCGGCCGCGACGGCCGCGGTGACGAGGACCTGCTCGGCGCGCAGCGCCCGCTCGGCGAGGTGGGAGCGGCGGCGGGCGTCGAGCTCGGCGAACACGTCGTCGAGCACGAGGACCGGTTCGCCGTCCTCCCCGCCGGTCGCGGTGAGCAGGTCGAAGGAGCCGAGGCGGAGGGCGAGCGCCGCGGACCACGACTCGCCGTGGCTCGCGTAGCCGCGCGCGGGTAGCGCGTTGACGAGGAGATCGACGTCGTCGCGGTGGGGACCGACGAGCGTCGTGCCGCGGTCGAGCTCCGCGCGCCGGGCGGCGGTCGCGGCGGCGAGCAGGGCGTCGTGGAGCGCCACCCGGTCCCGCGAGGGCACGGGCAGCTCATCCGCGTCCGCGCCGCGGACCGTCGGGTGCAGGCCGCGCGGGCGGTAGCGGGTGGTCAGCGCGCCGGACACCCCGGACACCGCGCCGTACGCGGCCTCCGCGTACGGCGACAGCTGGTCGAGGGTGTCGAGCCGTGCGGCGAGCAGGTCGGCTCCGGTCTGCGCGAGCTGCGCGTCCCACACCTCCAGCGTCGCCTCGACGCCGGCGACGGCCTGCCCGCGCAGG of the Aquipuribacter nitratireducens genome contains:
- the recF gene encoding DNA replication/repair protein RecF (All proteins in this family for which functions are known are DNA-binding proteins that assist the filamentation of RecA onto DNA for the initiation of recombination or recombinational repair.): MHVEHLSLTDFRSYPAAEVVLGPGATTLVGDNGQGKTNVVEALAYLATLGSHRVAGDAALVRAGAERAVVRGRVRRGGRTALVELEITPGRANRARVNKSPVRPREVLGLLRTVVFAPEDLAVVKGEPDQRRRFVDDLLVALQPRLAGVRSDYERVVRQRSALLKSGRGLRGQAVAGVEATLEVWDAQLAQTGADLLAARLDTLDQLSPYAEAAYGAVSGVSGALTTRYRPRGLHPTVRGADADELPVPSRDRVALHDALLAAATAARRAELDRGTTLVGPHRDDVDLLVNALPARGYASHGESWSAALALRLGSFDLLTATGGEDGEPVLVLDDVFAELDARRRSHLAERALRAEQVLVTAAVAADVPAGLTGTVLRVRRDPASGTSSVEPGAARESA